In Burkholderia sp. WP9, a genomic segment contains:
- a CDS encoding FadR/GntR family transcriptional regulator translates to MLKLHEPIVTEMIEAIVSGRHAPGASLPNEIDLAQARGVSRTAAREAMQKLQSLGLIEVRRRKGASVLPRSNWNLLDPTVLDAAIAYATDVDFFQSLIEVRLLIEPRAAELAAQRANDRDLERIGAALASMEAEAEGTRGPGWRIADLAFHTSIIDATGNWVLRQLIVTIGAALAAEIRVTGQYAASPKESLQLHRNVFEAIRRHQPTEAHAAMTWLLISTQRELDALNRDGKFLPRQ, encoded by the coding sequence ATGCTGAAGCTTCATGAGCCGATCGTGACGGAAATGATCGAGGCCATCGTGTCAGGGCGGCACGCGCCGGGCGCCTCCCTACCGAACGAGATCGATCTGGCCCAGGCGCGAGGGGTCAGCCGCACTGCAGCCCGTGAAGCCATGCAAAAGCTGCAGTCCCTCGGCCTGATCGAAGTGCGTCGACGCAAGGGGGCCAGCGTGCTGCCACGCAGCAACTGGAATCTGCTGGACCCGACCGTACTCGACGCGGCGATTGCATATGCTACGGACGTCGACTTTTTCCAGTCCCTCATCGAGGTACGCCTGCTGATTGAACCGCGTGCCGCGGAACTCGCCGCACAACGCGCGAACGATCGGGATCTCGAACGGATCGGAGCCGCACTCGCTTCAATGGAGGCCGAAGCCGAAGGAACGCGGGGTCCTGGTTGGCGGATTGCGGATCTGGCGTTCCACACCTCAATCATCGACGCAACGGGGAACTGGGTTTTGCGGCAACTGATCGTGACAATCGGAGCTGCGCTTGCCGCCGAGATCCGCGTGACGGGTCAGTACGCGGCGTCCCCTAAGGAATCCTTGCAACTGCACCGGAACGTCTTTGAAGCGATTCGCAGGCATCAGCCCACCGAGGCGCATGCCGCGATGACCTGGCTGCTCATCTCGACACAGCGCGAGCTTGACGCATTGAATCGCGACGGCAAATTCCTCCCGAGACAATAA
- a CDS encoding EthD family reductase encodes MAKLVALYKTPSNTEAFDAHYFSKHVPLAKTLSGLQRYEVSTGPVATPQGGSPYHLAAILSFDSMESLQQALSSPEGRATAGDLANFAQAGVELLVFDTKDV; translated from the coding sequence ATGGCAAAGCTCGTCGCGCTATACAAGACGCCGTCAAACACCGAGGCATTCGACGCACACTACTTCTCGAAACATGTGCCTCTGGCCAAGACGCTATCCGGACTTCAGCGCTATGAAGTGAGTACCGGGCCGGTCGCGACCCCGCAAGGCGGCTCCCCGTATCATCTCGCGGCAATCCTGAGTTTTGATTCGATGGAATCCCTGCAACAGGCACTCAGTTCACCTGAAGGTAGAGCGACAGCGGGCGATCTGGCCAATTTTGCACAAGCCGGTGTCGAGCTTCTCGTATTCGACACTAAAGACGTTTAA
- a CDS encoding PLP-dependent aminotransferase family protein, with amino-acid sequence MASGKDATRAANGTPDPAKRSTYIEVSSSIEKDIRSGIYPPGSRLPPQRQLATALGINVSTVSRAYKELQLRGLVIGSKRRGSLVTGGAMPSVEPAQSAQSASNGLIDLTVNRPATGEFLACLARTLAELPRDPRFAQLQEYQPPQGPEWARAAGARWMAAPGFTPDAGQVVVTSGAQHGLYAVLNSLIGTDGVILADRLTYYGLKALAPVFQFEIVGIPSDGDGLLTDEVDAACRRMPVKAIFTVPNLQNPTVTTMSLERRMALVDIARRHGVAIIEDDVYGPLVSQRLPTIASLCPELTFHIAATSKILAPGLRLGYLSSPPDSSALCAEAVRTTAWMPAPMSMLIASIWIEDGTARHIMDAQLAEIRARHALARELLPQALLRSDPACMFVWLKLPPPWRADDFAANAKARGVVVMPSSAFAVDRSEIEHGVRINLACASSRDQLVSALRLLAGTLKDRPRALFGTI; translated from the coding sequence ATGGCTTCTGGCAAAGACGCAACCCGCGCCGCCAACGGCACGCCGGATCCGGCGAAGCGCTCGACTTACATCGAGGTGTCCAGTTCGATCGAGAAGGACATCCGCAGCGGCATCTATCCGCCCGGCAGCCGACTGCCGCCGCAGCGGCAACTGGCGACTGCTCTGGGCATCAACGTATCGACGGTGTCGCGCGCGTACAAGGAATTGCAGTTGCGCGGGCTGGTGATCGGCAGCAAACGGCGCGGGTCGCTCGTGACGGGCGGGGCGATGCCGAGTGTCGAACCGGCGCAATCCGCGCAATCGGCAAGCAATGGCTTGATCGACCTCACCGTGAACCGGCCGGCGACGGGCGAATTTCTCGCGTGTCTGGCACGTACGTTGGCCGAGTTGCCGCGAGATCCGCGCTTTGCGCAATTGCAGGAATACCAGCCGCCGCAGGGCCCCGAATGGGCGCGCGCCGCCGGCGCCCGCTGGATGGCCGCGCCCGGCTTCACGCCGGACGCCGGCCAGGTGGTCGTGACGAGCGGCGCGCAGCACGGTTTGTATGCGGTGCTGAACAGCCTGATCGGCACGGACGGCGTGATCCTCGCCGACCGCCTCACCTACTATGGGTTGAAAGCGCTCGCGCCCGTGTTTCAGTTCGAGATCGTCGGCATTCCGAGCGACGGCGATGGACTGCTGACCGATGAAGTCGACGCCGCGTGCCGGCGCATGCCCGTGAAGGCGATCTTCACGGTGCCCAATCTGCAGAATCCGACTGTCACGACAATGAGTCTCGAACGCCGCATGGCGCTCGTGGATATCGCTCGCCGGCACGGCGTCGCGATCATCGAGGATGACGTGTATGGGCCGCTGGTATCGCAGCGTTTGCCGACGATCGCAAGTCTTTGTCCGGAACTGACTTTCCATATCGCGGCGACCTCGAAGATTCTCGCGCCTGGGCTGCGGCTCGGCTACCTGTCGAGTCCGCCGGACAGTTCGGCGCTGTGCGCGGAGGCCGTGCGCACGACCGCCTGGATGCCTGCGCCAATGTCGATGCTGATCGCGTCGATCTGGATCGAGGACGGCACTGCGCGCCACATCATGGACGCGCAACTCGCCGAGATTCGCGCGCGCCACGCGCTCGCACGGGAGTTGTTGCCGCAGGCGTTACTGCGCTCCGATCCGGCGTGCATGTTCGTCTGGCTCAAGTTGCCGCCGCCCTGGCGCGCCGATGATTTCGCCGCCAATGCAAAGGCGCGCGGGGTGGTGGTGATGCCTTCTTCGGCGTTCGCGGTGGATCGCTCGGAGATCGAGCACGGCGTGCGGATCAACCTTGCTTGCGCGTCGAGCCGCGATCAGCTTGTTAGTGCGTTGCGCTTGCTGGCTGGAACATTGAAGGATCGGCCGAGGGCGTTGTTCGGGACGATCTGA
- a CDS encoding FAD-binding oxidoreductase, producing the protein MSEIAIVGAGFIGLASAASLMRDGHRVTLFDPSGVGQGASFGNAGTFAHYACIPVNNPSVFRDLPRYLFSGESPFRLRYQYLPHLVPWLARFMMSSLPRNYKASAGALAALLAQAQEGYAPLLANAGLARFVRRRECLYLYSSAASFDAASPALGLRKQLGVAFDVLGANDIRTLEPSLAPIFERGVLFSDSWHFSDPQGFLQTLYEQLVAQGLTLQRSTVSAVQPAADGASVTADGVTRRFGHVIVATGARSAQFARQCGDSVPLDTERGYHVRYPGAQQLISRPVGWAERGFYMTPMSDGIRVAGTVELGGFSDSRNRSLIDLLTFSSRRALPALTTPDSSWLGFRPTLPDGVPVLARSRASERVIYAFGHQHLGVTLAGISARIVADLVARRAPALDLAPYAATRFGAGRKA; encoded by the coding sequence ATGTCGGAGATCGCTATCGTCGGAGCGGGATTCATCGGCCTCGCCAGCGCGGCGTCGTTGATGCGCGACGGGCATCGGGTCACGCTGTTCGATCCGTCCGGCGTCGGACAGGGCGCGTCGTTCGGCAACGCGGGAACGTTTGCTCACTACGCGTGCATTCCGGTGAACAACCCGTCTGTGTTCCGCGACTTGCCGCGCTACCTGTTTTCTGGCGAGAGTCCATTCAGGCTGCGCTATCAGTATCTGCCGCACCTCGTGCCATGGCTCGCGCGCTTCATGATGAGTTCGCTGCCGCGCAATTACAAGGCCAGTGCCGGCGCACTCGCTGCATTGCTCGCGCAAGCGCAGGAGGGTTACGCGCCGTTGCTGGCAAACGCCGGCCTGGCACGTTTTGTACGGCGGCGCGAGTGTCTCTATCTCTATTCGAGCGCGGCGTCGTTCGACGCGGCGAGCCCCGCACTCGGTTTGCGCAAGCAACTCGGCGTCGCGTTCGACGTGCTGGGCGCCAACGACATTCGCACGCTCGAACCGTCGCTGGCGCCGATATTCGAGCGCGGCGTGCTGTTCAGCGACAGTTGGCATTTCTCCGATCCGCAAGGCTTCCTGCAAACGCTTTACGAGCAGCTCGTGGCGCAAGGGCTGACGCTGCAGCGATCGACGGTCAGCGCGGTGCAGCCTGCGGCCGATGGCGCGAGTGTGACAGCCGACGGCGTTACGCGGCGCTTTGGCCATGTGATCGTCGCGACGGGCGCGCGTTCTGCGCAGTTTGCGCGGCAATGCGGCGACAGCGTGCCGCTCGACACCGAGCGTGGCTATCACGTGCGTTATCCGGGCGCGCAGCAACTGATTTCACGGCCGGTCGGCTGGGCCGAGCGAGGCTTTTACATGACGCCGATGAGCGACGGTATCCGCGTTGCGGGAACGGTCGAACTGGGCGGCTTTAGCGACTCGCGCAACCGCTCGCTGATCGACTTGCTGACGTTTTCATCCAGACGCGCGTTGCCCGCGCTCACTACGCCCGACAGCAGTTGGCTCGGATTTCGCCCGACCTTGCCGGACGGCGTGCCGGTGCTCGCGCGTTCACGCGCGAGCGAACGCGTGATCTATGCATTCGGTCACCAGCATCTCGGGGTGACGCTCGCCGGCATAAGCGCGCGCATCGTCGCGGATCTGGTCGCACGGCGCGCGCCTGCGCTCGATCTCGCGCCGTACGCGGCGACGCGTTTCGGCGCTGGGCGAAAGGCATAA
- a CDS encoding branched-chain amino acid ABC transporter substrate-binding protein encodes MNRRNWLLSFTVCLIGAHAPFAWAADPEVVRIGFVGPLTGPVARVGKDLQYGAQLALDEENARHPTVDGKPVKFVLDVQDDQADPRVAIQVAQKLVDDGVVGVIGHYNSGCSIPASTVYHQANVAMITPGSTNPQLTKQGYKNVFRTMGHDGIGGVVAGHFVVEQMKAKRIGIIDDRTAFGQGLADAFEKGAKEANGNIVDREFTNDKAVDFRAVLTTLKSKNVDLIFFGGLDEQGAMLIKQMRSLGMTAQLFGAGALKSNAFLQIAGTAGDGTQDLEPGPALDKLPAAVEFGKRYKARFNQDVELYAPFAYDAALAMLKAIHTANSLDRAKIVDSLSKVSVTGVTGQITFDPYGDLIKPPYTLFQVQQGQWKSMKTVGGSGA; translated from the coding sequence ATGAATCGCCGCAATTGGCTGTTGAGTTTTACCGTTTGTCTGATCGGTGCGCACGCACCGTTCGCGTGGGCAGCCGACCCTGAAGTCGTCAGGATCGGCTTTGTCGGACCGTTGACGGGTCCCGTTGCACGCGTGGGGAAAGACCTGCAGTACGGCGCGCAACTGGCGCTCGATGAAGAAAACGCGCGGCATCCCACTGTCGATGGTAAGCCGGTGAAATTTGTGCTCGACGTGCAGGACGACCAGGCCGATCCGCGCGTGGCGATTCAGGTGGCACAGAAGCTGGTCGACGACGGCGTGGTCGGCGTGATCGGCCATTACAACTCGGGTTGCAGCATTCCGGCCTCGACGGTGTATCACCAGGCTAACGTCGCGATGATTACGCCCGGTTCGACCAATCCGCAATTGACCAAGCAGGGCTACAAGAACGTGTTTCGCACGATGGGTCACGACGGTATCGGCGGCGTGGTGGCGGGGCACTTCGTGGTCGAGCAGATGAAGGCGAAGCGCATCGGTATCATCGACGACCGCACGGCGTTCGGACAAGGACTGGCGGATGCATTCGAAAAAGGCGCGAAAGAAGCGAACGGCAACATCGTCGATCGCGAGTTCACCAACGACAAGGCGGTCGATTTTCGCGCCGTCCTCACGACGCTGAAGAGTAAGAACGTCGATCTGATTTTCTTCGGCGGCCTGGATGAACAGGGGGCGATGCTGATCAAACAGATGCGCTCGCTCGGCATGACGGCTCAACTGTTCGGCGCGGGCGCGTTGAAGAGCAATGCGTTCCTGCAGATCGCGGGTACGGCGGGCGACGGCACGCAGGATCTGGAGCCGGGCCCCGCGCTCGACAAGCTGCCCGCGGCCGTGGAGTTCGGCAAGCGCTACAAGGCGCGCTTCAATCAGGACGTGGAACTGTATGCGCCGTTTGCGTACGACGCAGCGCTCGCCATGCTCAAGGCGATCCACACGGCGAATTCACTGGACCGCGCGAAGATCGTCGATAGTCTGTCCAAGGTCAGCGTCACGGGCGTGACGGGACAGATCACGTTCGACCCTTACGGCGATCTGATCAAGCCGCCGTACACGCTGTTTCAGGTTCAGCAAGGTCAGTGGAAGAGTATGAAGACGGTTGGAGGGAGCGGCGCCTGA
- a CDS encoding glucose/quinate/shikimate family membrane-bound PQQ-dependent dehydrogenase produces MYRQSTSPGFIAVITLLFTALTALYLLIGGAWLLSLGGSAYYVVTGIVLLGVSWLLYRRSAAALALYALVLVGTAVWALWESGPDFWALAPRSGVLVVFGVWLLLLVSRRLDAPRKLGVTSLIGALVIWAGVLVYASFNDPQTLNGTLSAAATTPAANPNGIDPSDWPAYGRTQEGTRYSPLQQITPENVKNLQVAWTFRTGDMKGPNDPVEITNEVTPIKIGNLLYLCSPHQILFALDAKTGEQKWKFDPKLRADPSFQHVTCRGVSYLDLSASAATAQPATPTSDAAAAATVASTANGACTRRIYLPVNDGHLYALDAQTGERCAGFGNNGDLDLQHAQPVKTPGMYEPTSPPIVTNTAIIVAGAVEDNFSTREPSGVIRGFDVRTGQLLWAFDPGAQDPNKIPGAGENYTINSPNSWAPSAYDAKLDLIYLPMGVTTPDIWGGNRTALQERYASGLLALHASTGKLAWFYQTAHHDLWDMDQPSQPTLADITGKDGKTVPVVYAPAKTGNLFVLDRRTGALVVPAPETPVPQGAAPGDHVSPTQPFSDLTFRPKNLLTDADMWGATMFDQLVCRVMFHKLRYEGTFTPPSLQGTLVFPGNLGMFEWGGIAVDTDRQLAIANPIALPFVSRLIPRGPGNPTEPEPGAKGSGTEAGIQPQYGLPYGVTLNPFLSPLGLPCKQPAWGYISAIDLKTNEIVWKKRIGTVRDSSPIPLPFKMGMPMLGGPIVTAGGVAFIGATADNYIRGFDVNNGKEVWRARLPAGGQATPMSYSIDGRQYILIAAGGHGSFGTKLGDYVIAYALPQ; encoded by the coding sequence ATGTACAGACAATCGACATCGCCGGGTTTCATCGCCGTCATCACGTTGCTGTTCACTGCGCTCACCGCGCTCTATCTGCTGATAGGCGGGGCATGGCTGCTCTCGCTCGGCGGCTCCGCGTATTACGTCGTGACCGGCATCGTGCTGCTCGGTGTGAGCTGGCTGCTGTACCGTCGCAGCGCCGCGGCGCTCGCGCTCTACGCGCTTGTGCTAGTCGGCACTGCGGTCTGGGCGCTGTGGGAGTCGGGCCCCGACTTCTGGGCGCTCGCGCCGCGCTCCGGCGTGCTCGTCGTGTTCGGCGTGTGGCTGTTGCTGCTCGTGAGCCGGCGCCTCGACGCGCCGCGCAAGCTCGGCGTGACGTCGCTCATCGGCGCGCTCGTGATCTGGGCCGGCGTGCTCGTCTATGCGAGCTTCAACGATCCGCAGACGCTCAACGGCACGCTGAGCGCGGCGGCCACGACGCCCGCGGCCAACCCGAACGGTATCGATCCGTCCGACTGGCCCGCGTATGGCCGCACCCAGGAAGGCACGCGCTATTCGCCGCTGCAGCAGATCACGCCCGAGAACGTCAAGAACCTGCAGGTGGCCTGGACCTTCCGCACCGGCGACATGAAAGGTCCGAACGACCCCGTCGAAATCACCAATGAAGTCACGCCGATCAAGATCGGCAATCTGCTGTATCTGTGCTCGCCCCACCAGATCCTGTTCGCGCTCGATGCAAAGACGGGCGAGCAGAAATGGAAGTTCGATCCGAAGCTGCGGGCCGACCCGTCGTTCCAGCACGTGACCTGCCGCGGCGTGTCGTATCTCGATCTCTCGGCAAGCGCCGCGACCGCGCAGCCCGCCACGCCCACGAGCGACGCCGCCGCGGCAGCCACGGTGGCGTCCACGGCCAATGGCGCGTGTACGCGCCGCATCTATCTGCCTGTCAACGACGGCCACCTGTACGCGCTCGATGCGCAGACGGGCGAGCGCTGCGCGGGCTTCGGCAACAACGGCGACCTCGATCTGCAACACGCGCAGCCGGTCAAGACGCCGGGCATGTACGAGCCGACCTCGCCACCGATCGTGACGAACACGGCAATCATCGTGGCGGGCGCGGTGGAAGACAACTTCTCGACGCGCGAGCCTTCCGGCGTGATCCGCGGCTTCGACGTGCGCACCGGCCAGTTGCTGTGGGCATTCGATCCGGGCGCGCAAGACCCGAACAAGATTCCGGGCGCGGGCGAAAACTACACCATCAATTCGCCGAACTCGTGGGCGCCCTCCGCCTACGACGCGAAACTCGACCTCATCTATTTGCCGATGGGCGTGACGACGCCGGACATCTGGGGTGGCAACCGCACGGCCTTGCAGGAGCGCTATGCGAGCGGCCTGCTGGCGCTGCATGCATCGACAGGCAAGCTGGCGTGGTTCTACCAGACCGCGCACCACGATCTGTGGGACATGGACCAGCCCTCGCAGCCCACGCTCGCCGATATCACCGGCAAGGACGGCAAGACGGTGCCCGTCGTGTATGCGCCCGCCAAGACCGGCAACCTGTTCGTGCTGGACCGCCGTACCGGCGCGCTGGTCGTGCCCGCGCCCGAAACGCCGGTGCCGCAGGGCGCCGCACCCGGCGATCATGTTTCGCCCACGCAGCCGTTTTCCGATCTCACGTTCCGTCCAAAGAACCTGCTCACCGACGCCGACATGTGGGGCGCGACGATGTTCGACCAGCTTGTATGCCGCGTGATGTTCCACAAGCTGCGGTATGAAGGCACGTTCACGCCGCCTTCGCTACAAGGCACGCTGGTGTTTCCAGGCAACCTCGGCATGTTCGAATGGGGCGGCATTGCCGTCGACACCGATCGTCAGCTCGCCATCGCCAATCCGATCGCCCTGCCCTTCGTCTCCCGTCTGATCCCGCGCGGCCCCGGCAATCCGACGGAGCCGGAACCGGGCGCAAAAGGCAGCGGCACGGAAGCGGGCATCCAGCCGCAATATGGCTTGCCGTACGGCGTGACGCTGAACCCGTTCCTCTCGCCGCTCGGTCTGCCATGCAAACAGCCGGCGTGGGGCTATATTTCGGCGATCGATCTGAAGACCAACGAGATCGTGTGGAAGAAGCGCATCGGCACAGTGCGCGACAGTTCGCCGATTCCGCTGCCGTTCAAGATGGGCATGCCGATGCTCGGCGGGCCGATCGTGACGGCGGGCGGCGTCGCGTTCATCGGTGCGACCGCGGACAACTATATCCGCGGGTTCGATGTCAACAACGGCAAGGAAGTCTGGCGCGCGCGTCTGCCCGCGGGCGGCCAGGCCACGCCGATGAGCTATTCGATCGATGGCCGCCAGTACATCCTGATCGCCGCGGGTGGCCACGGGTCGTTCGGCACCAAGCTTGGCGATTATGTGATCGCGTACGCGCTGCCGCAGTAG
- a CDS encoding AraC family transcriptional regulator gives MPPRKDPRARPLASSPAPGGADALQDPVLLRRLLRAKDRMDAASHEAWPVKRLAEVSGVTEAHFARSFKRAFGVPPHRYLLTRRIEQAVTLLRDTGLSITEIAFATGWESLGTFGRIFHDITGKSPSAMRVESQANMPRLELMPACVAKAAQRPDLTTAVSEKRRRAADDTVWPSTREVS, from the coding sequence ATGCCTCCTCGCAAAGACCCTCGCGCCCGGCCGCTTGCCTCGTCCCCCGCACCGGGCGGCGCTGACGCGTTGCAAGATCCGGTCCTGCTGCGCCGGCTGCTGCGCGCCAAGGACCGCATGGACGCCGCGTCGCACGAGGCTTGGCCCGTCAAGCGCCTTGCCGAGGTGAGCGGCGTCACTGAAGCTCATTTCGCGCGCTCCTTCAAACGGGCCTTCGGGGTCCCGCCGCACCGCTACCTGCTGACGCGCCGCATCGAGCAGGCCGTCACCCTGTTGCGCGACACCGGGCTCAGCATCACGGAAATTGCCTTTGCCACCGGCTGGGAGAGCCTGGGGACCTTCGGCAGAATCTTCCACGACATCACCGGGAAAAGCCCCAGCGCCATGCGCGTCGAGAGCCAGGCCAACATGCCGCGACTCGAGCTCATGCCCGCCTGCGTGGCGAAGGCCGCGCAGCGCCCCGATCTCACCACCGCAGTTTCGGAGAAGCGCCGCCGCGCGGCCGACGATACAGTCTGGCCATCAACCAGGGAGGTGTCATGA
- a CDS encoding VOC family protein — MNEGINVVGLYVDNQDEALTFYVDKLGFRVHTDVRNGAYRWLTVQHPDQPAFQLGLFTPGPPIHDEATAQTLRAMVAKGAMPPLVLSVDDCRASYARLKARGVEFTQEPVDRFGSVDAGFRDPAGNGWKMIQAPRNST, encoded by the coding sequence ATGAACGAGGGTATCAATGTGGTGGGCCTGTACGTCGACAACCAGGACGAAGCGCTCACTTTCTACGTCGACAAGCTCGGATTTCGTGTCCACACGGACGTGCGCAACGGCGCTTATCGCTGGCTCACGGTCCAGCATCCCGATCAGCCCGCGTTTCAGCTCGGGCTGTTCACACCCGGCCCGCCCATCCACGACGAAGCCACCGCGCAAACCTTGCGCGCCATGGTCGCCAAAGGGGCGATGCCGCCTCTGGTTCTCTCCGTGGACGACTGCCGTGCGAGCTACGCCCGCCTGAAAGCGCGCGGCGTGGAATTCACCCAGGAGCCGGTGGACCGCTTCGGCAGCGTCGATGCCGGTTTTCGCGACCCTGCCGGCAATGGCTGGAAGATGATCCAGGCACCGAGGAACTCGACGTGA
- a CDS encoding metallophosphoesterase family protein, translated as MTSRDRPSTRTRIGLISDTHNLVRPEALHYLAGCDAIIHAGDICNPAVLEALTQIAPVTAVRGNNDTGGWAVSLPTHVTLTVQQVAILVVHDIADVGADPRSRGIGVVVTGHSHKPSISERDGVLFVNPGSAGPRRFKLPVSAAILIVEGASASASFDSLVP; from the coding sequence ATGACTTCGCGCGATCGACCCTCCACCCGCACAAGAATCGGCCTGATTTCCGATACGCACAACCTCGTACGCCCGGAGGCATTGCACTATCTTGCCGGTTGCGACGCGATCATCCACGCGGGCGATATCTGCAACCCGGCCGTGCTCGAAGCGCTAACGCAAATTGCGCCGGTCACGGCCGTGCGCGGCAACAACGACACCGGCGGCTGGGCCGTGTCGCTGCCGACTCACGTCACGCTCACCGTGCAGCAGGTGGCGATTCTCGTCGTGCACGACATCGCCGATGTGGGTGCCGATCCGCGCAGCCGGGGAATCGGCGTGGTGGTGACGGGCCATTCGCACAAACCGTCGATCAGCGAGCGCGACGGCGTGCTGTTCGTCAATCCGGGCAGCGCCGGGCCACGGCGTTTCAAACTGCCGGTTTCGGCCGCAATCCTGATCGTCGAAGGGGCGAGCGCAAGCGCGAGCTTCGATTCGCTGGTGCCATAA
- the proP gene encoding glycine betaine/L-proline transporter ProP, producing MSFVAVIGVFTLTASSNGFWRHHKEEQRLSLDDITVVDKSLLKRAVGAMALGNAMEWFDFGVYSYIAVTLGKVFFPSASPAAQLIATFGTFAAAFLVRPVGGMVFGPLGDRIGRQRVLAMTMIMMALGTFAIGLIPSYTSIGIFAPVLLLVARLVQGFSTGGEYGGAATFIAEFSTDKRRGFMGSFLEFGTLIGYVLGAGTVAVLTATLSNEALLSWGWRVPFLIAGPLGLVGLYIRMKLEETPAFKKQAEQREAEDKALPKQSFRELLMQQWKPLLLCVGLVLIFNVTDYMALSYLPSYLSATLHFNETHGLFLVLLVMVLMMPMTLAAGRLSDTIGRKPVMLFGCVGLFALSIPALLLIRMGTVLPVFGGLMILGVLLSCFTGVMPSALPALFPTRIRYGALAIGFNVSVSLFGGTTPLVTAWLVNSTGNLMMPAYYLMGASLIGVVSVLALRETARKPLLGSGPCVATRAEAHAVLRGEREAAEIDEGYAATATARA from the coding sequence ATGAGTTTCGTCGCAGTCATTGGAGTTTTCACCTTGACCGCTTCCAGCAACGGCTTCTGGCGACATCACAAAGAAGAACAACGCCTCTCTCTGGACGACATCACCGTCGTCGACAAATCTCTCCTCAAGCGGGCCGTCGGCGCCATGGCGCTCGGCAACGCGATGGAATGGTTCGATTTCGGCGTGTACAGCTATATCGCTGTCACGCTCGGCAAAGTGTTCTTTCCGTCGGCGAGCCCCGCGGCGCAGTTGATCGCCACCTTCGGCACGTTCGCCGCGGCGTTCCTCGTGCGGCCGGTCGGCGGCATGGTGTTCGGGCCGCTCGGCGATCGCATCGGCCGACAACGCGTGCTGGCGATGACCATGATCATGATGGCACTCGGCACCTTCGCGATCGGCCTGATCCCCAGCTACACGAGTATCGGCATTTTCGCGCCGGTGCTGCTCTTGGTGGCGCGTCTGGTGCAAGGCTTCTCGACCGGCGGCGAGTACGGCGGCGCGGCGACCTTCATCGCCGAATTCTCGACGGACAAGCGCCGCGGCTTCATGGGCAGCTTCCTCGAGTTCGGCACGCTGATCGGCTACGTGCTCGGCGCGGGCACGGTGGCCGTGCTGACCGCGACGCTCTCCAACGAGGCGCTGCTCTCATGGGGCTGGCGTGTGCCGTTCCTGATCGCGGGTCCGCTGGGTCTGGTGGGTCTGTACATCCGGATGAAGCTCGAAGAAACGCCTGCGTTCAAGAAGCAGGCGGAACAACGCGAAGCCGAAGACAAGGCGCTGCCCAAGCAGTCGTTTCGCGAATTGCTCATGCAGCAATGGAAGCCGCTTCTGCTGTGCGTTGGCCTCGTGCTGATCTTCAACGTCACTGATTACATGGCGCTTTCGTATCTGCCGAGCTATCTGTCGGCCACGCTGCACTTCAACGAAACGCATGGCCTGTTCCTCGTGCTGCTCGTCATGGTGCTGATGATGCCGATGACGCTCGCCGCCGGCCGCCTGTCCGACACGATCGGCCGCAAGCCGGTCATGCTGTTCGGTTGCGTGGGTCTGTTCGCGCTGTCGATTCCCGCCCTGCTGCTGATCCGCATGGGCACGGTGCTGCCGGTGTTCGGCGGCCTGATGATTCTCGGCGTGCTGCTGTCGTGCTTTACCGGCGTGATGCCGTCGGCGCTGCCGGCGCTGTTCCCGACCAGGATCCGCTACGGCGCGCTCGCGATCGGCTTCAATGTTTCGGTGTCGCTGTTCGGCGGGACGACGCCGCTCGTTACGGCGTGGCTGGTGAACAGCACCGGCAATCTGATGATGCCCGCGTACTATCTGATGGGCGCTTCGCTGATCGGTGTCGTCTCGGTGCTCGCGCTGCGCGAGACCGCCCGTAAGCCGCTGCTCGGCTCGGGCCCGTGCGTGGCGACGCGTGCGGAAGCGCATGCCGTGCTGCGTGGCGAGCGTGAAGCCGCGGAGATCGACGAAGGCTATGCGGCAACCGCCACGGCGCGTGCCTGA
- a CDS encoding oxidative damage protection protein: MTRMVQCAKLGKEAEGLDFPPLPGELGKRIYESISKEAWQAWLKQQTMLINENRLNMADPRARQYLMKQTEKFFFGEGADTAQGYVPPSA; encoded by the coding sequence ATGACTCGTATGGTTCAATGCGCGAAGCTCGGCAAGGAAGCCGAAGGCCTCGATTTCCCGCCGCTGCCGGGCGAACTCGGCAAGCGGATCTACGAAAGCATTTCGAAGGAAGCCTGGCAGGCCTGGTTGAAGCAGCAAACCATGCTGATCAACGAAAACCGCCTGAACATGGCTGATCCGCGCGCACGCCAATACCTGATGAAGCAGACCGAAAAGTTCTTTTTCGGCGAAGGCGCGGATACAGCGCAAGGTTACGTGCCGCCTTCGGCCTAA